Sequence from the Bacillus sp. es.036 genome:
TTTAAGACGCTGAATGAGGGATTATGTTTGTCTGAGCGACTTGATGGGAAGCATGGAACGTGGCGATTACCATCGTTTTTGTACCAGAATATTAGTCAGGTTCACCATCGTACGTGGCACCAGGATGCTGACGGGTGCACCGTCTCGACCGGGATTGGGCAGGAGTTTGTTTGTGCGAATCCAGGTGCTGATGGGGAGGCGTGGATCAGGGAGCTGTTTGTACGGAATCAGGCGAATGTTTTTCGTGCAAGTTAGAATCTGGATAAAACTAGACTTTCGATGGGAATTGATATAAATGAAGAAAGGTACTCTGTTCCATATCTTCCCTTGATTTCCTGTATTATAATGAGGGTTAATTTATTTGAGAGGAGTTTGCTAATGAAATTTGTACATGTACTTGGTTCTCTTGTCCTTGCTTCATGCTTTTATTTATTCTTCTTTGAGGAAAAGGCTTCGGCAATGATGGACAAGGGCTCTACAGGATCAGAGGTTGAGCACATGCAAAGGGTTTTAGAGAAACTCGAATACTTCCATACGACACCAACTGGCTATTATGGTTCGGTTACGAAAGAAGCGGTTCGCGATTTTCAGGCGGATTTCGGTCTGAGCGCGGATGGCGTAGCGGGGACGAATACGCTGAACATGCTGAGTAATCTTGAAATGATCGCACACGTTGTGCACGGCGAGTCTCGTGGTGAGATTTATGAAGGAAAGGTTGCTGTCGCGTCTGTTATTCTGAATCGTGTTCAATCTTCCGCTTTTCCAGGGAGTACATACGGGGTGATTTATCAGCAAAATGCCTTTACGGCGCTGAATGATGGGCAGTATTGGCTTACGCCTGATGCTTCTTCTTACCGAGCAGCGAAGGATGCGTACTTTGGATGGGATCCATCTGAAGGGGCGACATATTACTATAATCCGAGCGGTGTTTCGGATGAGTGGATTTTTTCGCGTGACGTGATTAAGACGATTGGGCAGCATGTGTATGCGAGGTAGAGAATAATAGTGTTAATGCCGTAAAGTCCGCCTGAGGCGGACTTTACGGCATTATTGTTTGTGAAGGGGGTCAGGCTCGCGCCTGACCCCCTTCACACCTCTTTTCATTTCTTCCCACATTCTTTGTTAATTTCTTCACAATTTCTTAACACACAAAAACGCTCAAACACGTTATGCTAGAGGCAAATGGGATAGTCAAGGAAGGAGGTTGTGTTCATGGGAGTCCAACTCCGTAAAGGCATGATTGATCGTCGAACCTACCTAATTCGTAAGCTACTAAATTCACCTGATAACCGGAAAGATCTTAGTAAGTTACACGAACTTACTTTAACTGAGCTTGAGAAGATGTATGCGGATAATAATCGTAATAAACAAGTGTTGTAGTGGTAAATGATGTTCAATAGATAATAAAACCGCGTATTGTCCGCCCGAGGCGGACAATACGCGGTTTTTGTTTGTTGAGGGGGTCAGGCTCGAGCCTGACCCCCTTCTTTATATTGACCTTTTTATCTCCACTCTATTAAAATACTGCCCCGCTCGCTTCAACAGTCGACCTTCCATCATTCCATCATAAGCGACTATAAAACTAGTAGACGGCCCTGAAGATTTATAGAGATCAAGATCAGTCTGAACCATACTCTCCTGAACTTGCACGCCATCCAGAAGCTCATTCAACTCATAGAGAATCCCTTTGGATCCCACTGGAAGCACTGCCTGAAGGCCTTCCTGCTCACTTACCCAGCGAAAGAGTTCTAGTGGAGCGATGGCTGTCTCTTCGTTCACAACTTCTTCGCCAACGAGGGGGTTACCAATCACCGCGAAGCTCGTCGCCTTTTCTAAACGAACTTCCGCTATCTCACGCTTCTGCTTCCCCACGACGACAACTCCGAGCGCCGATTGAAGCAGCGGCATGTTCGTTTCCGAGCTTCCTGTAATCGTGATCTCGTGGTCGAAATCAAGCTCTCGAATTCCACGTTCTACTCCGCTCACAAGTGCTTCCCACTCCGAGTCTCCACAAAAATTATGCATCACCACGGAAATGGGAACGCCGCCAAGGGCGATGTTTTCCATCACCGCGACGCGAAAAGCGTAGTAGGCGACAACATCGTATGGAACCGCTACATGATCTTGTTCTTTCATACCAATTGCGCCGCTGTTATCGCTTGTGATGATAAGCGTCTCGTCACCTAATCCAATGACTGTCCCATCTCTCATAAGCTTGCCAGTCCGCTTTTCTCAAAAACTGGTGCTAGGCGAGGGATGAGAATGAGCGCAAGTGCGAGATTTAACACAGACGCAATCAACAGACTTGGAACGATTGCAACGTAAAATCCTGTTCCAAGGATGAAGAGAA
This genomic interval carries:
- a CDS encoding ATP-binding protein; amino-acid sequence: MRDGTVIGLGDETLIITSDNSGAIGMKEQDHVAVPYDVVAYYAFRVAVMENIALGGVPISVVMHNFCGDSEWEALVSGVERGIRELDFDHEITITGSSETNMPLLQSALGVVVVGKQKREIAEVRLEKATSFAVIGNPLVGEEVVNEETAIAPLELFRWVSEQEGLQAVLPVGSKGILYELNELLDGVQVQESMVQTDLDLYKSSGPSTSFIVAYDGMMEGRLLKRAGQYFNRVEIKRSI
- a CDS encoding cell wall hydrolase is translated as MKFVHVLGSLVLASCFYLFFFEEKASAMMDKGSTGSEVEHMQRVLEKLEYFHTTPTGYYGSVTKEAVRDFQADFGLSADGVAGTNTLNMLSNLEMIAHVVHGESRGEIYEGKVAVASVILNRVQSSAFPGSTYGVIYQQNAFTALNDGQYWLTPDASSYRAAKDAYFGWDPSEGATYYYNPSGVSDEWIFSRDVIKTIGQHVYAR